One genomic region from Cellulomonas fengjieae encodes:
- a CDS encoding YciI family protein: MSVQTYLVLIYADEGDWDAADEATKAEYYRQHGDYDDQAADYGVTFLAGEALQPVATAVTLRRSGQDATITDGPFAETAEQLGGFYLVTAPSREAVLKHAMLLPEYTIEVREILPM, translated from the coding sequence ATGAGCGTGCAGACCTACCTCGTGCTGATCTACGCCGACGAGGGCGACTGGGACGCGGCCGACGAGGCGACGAAGGCCGAGTACTACCGCCAGCACGGCGACTACGACGACCAGGCCGCCGACTACGGCGTGACGTTCCTGGCCGGCGAGGCCCTGCAGCCGGTGGCCACCGCCGTCACCCTGCGGCGCTCCGGGCAGGACGCGACGATCACCGACGGCCCCTTCGCCGAGACCGCCGAACAGCTGGGCGGCTTCTACCTGGTCACCGCGCCGAGCCGGGAGGCCGTCCTGAAGCACGCCATGCTGCTGCCCGAGTACACGATCGAGGTCCGCGAGATCCTGCCCATGTGA
- a CDS encoding YciI family protein, protein MSEFTVVLYRDDARDAALTQEERERAWAAHSGFQQRCADEGWEIVTTRALGAAARARSLRSDGRAGIIVSDGPYAETAEQVAGFYLVARTKLDALTEAVSVLVLNGESVEIRPTVRFVDGVPVDGDDALTAS, encoded by the coding sequence ATGTCCGAGTTCACTGTCGTTCTCTACCGCGACGACGCGCGCGACGCCGCCCTGACGCAGGAGGAGCGCGAACGGGCGTGGGCCGCGCACAGCGGGTTCCAGCAGCGCTGCGCCGACGAGGGGTGGGAGATCGTCACGACCAGGGCCCTCGGGGCGGCCGCGCGAGCACGGTCGCTGCGGTCCGACGGGCGCGCCGGGATCATCGTCTCCGACGGTCCCTACGCCGAGACCGCCGAGCAGGTGGCCGGGTTCTACCTGGTCGCCCGCACGAAGCTCGACGCATTGACCGAGGCGGTCAGCGTCCTGGTGCTCAACGGCGAGTCCGTCGAGATCAGGCCCACCGTGCGGTTCGTCGACGGCGTCCCGGTGGACGGCGACGACGCCCTGACGGCGTCGTGA
- a CDS encoding RNA polymerase sigma factor produces MVTTEDALDDAWRSHWSRLIGLLIGQFGRPDLAEDAVSDAFESAARHWPDDGVPTNTGAWLLTAARRRILDRLRSEAVARRKEPLMVVDDEMRAAAAAAEDPGAHVADDQLRLIFACCHPAIAPDDRVALTLRFVVGLTTTEIGRLLLVQESTMAARLTRAKKRLASSGIPFATPAASRLDERLDVVATVVYLAFTSGYHPGDGAVPLRVDLGDEAIRLLRVLDSLLPGRAVVRSLLALLLLQHSRRDSRLDAAGELILLPDQDRSRWRRDEIAEGVALLSSLPSAPGPHGRLAAEYRLQALIAAEHATAPTSADTRWSVIADLYARLEALTGSPVVRLARAVAVAEASGPEDGLRLLEGLDDALPRHHRVPAVRAELLARAGHASAAADAYRAALALVTNPTERAHLQSRLTALA; encoded by the coding sequence TTGGTGACCACCGAGGACGCCCTCGACGACGCCTGGCGGAGCCACTGGTCCCGCCTGATCGGGCTGCTCATCGGCCAGTTCGGGCGGCCGGACCTGGCGGAGGACGCCGTCTCCGACGCCTTCGAGTCGGCCGCCCGGCACTGGCCCGACGACGGCGTGCCGACGAACACCGGCGCCTGGCTGCTCACGGCCGCACGCCGCCGCATCCTCGACCGGCTCCGCTCGGAGGCGGTCGCCCGCCGTAAGGAGCCGTTGATGGTGGTGGACGACGAGATGCGCGCCGCCGCCGCGGCTGCCGAGGACCCGGGTGCCCACGTCGCCGACGACCAGCTGCGGCTGATCTTCGCCTGCTGCCACCCCGCGATCGCCCCCGACGACCGCGTCGCCCTCACGCTGCGGTTCGTCGTCGGCCTGACGACCACCGAGATCGGTCGGCTCCTGCTCGTCCAGGAGTCGACGATGGCCGCGCGGCTGACTCGCGCGAAGAAGCGGCTGGCGTCGTCGGGCATCCCGTTCGCGACACCCGCGGCTTCCCGGTTGGACGAGCGCCTGGACGTCGTCGCGACCGTCGTCTACCTCGCGTTCACGTCCGGCTACCACCCCGGGGACGGGGCCGTGCCGCTGCGCGTGGACCTCGGCGACGAGGCGATCCGGCTCCTGCGGGTCCTCGACTCCCTGCTGCCCGGACGCGCCGTCGTCCGCTCCCTGCTCGCCCTCCTCCTGCTGCAGCACTCGCGTCGCGACAGCCGCCTCGACGCCGCCGGCGAGCTGATCCTGCTGCCCGACCAGGACCGCTCCCGGTGGCGCCGCGACGAGATCGCCGAGGGCGTGGCGCTGCTGTCCTCGCTGCCGTCGGCCCCCGGTCCGCACGGGCGGTTGGCTGCCGAGTACCGCCTGCAGGCGCTCATCGCCGCCGAGCACGCCACGGCACCCACCTCGGCGGACACCCGCTGGTCCGTCATCGCCGACCTCTACGCCCGGCTCGAGGCGCTGACCGGCTCGCCGGTGGTCCGGTTGGCCCGCGCGGTCGCGGTGGCGGAGGCATCCGGCCCGGAGGACGGCCTCCGGCTCCTCGAGGGCCTCGACGACGCGCTCCCGAGGCACCACCGGGTCCCCGCGGTCCGCGCCGAGCTGCTGGCCCGCGCCGGCCACGCGAGCGCAGCCGCCGACGCCTACCGCGCAGCCCTGGCCCTGGTCACCAACCCCACAGAACGCGCCCACCTCCAGTCCCGCCTGACCGCCCTGGCCTGA
- a CDS encoding Nramp family divalent metal transporter gives MTSSTRDDAVRLGSAGRRAPLLLGPAFVAAIAYVDPGNVAANLTAGARYGYLLLWVLVAANGMAVLVQYQSAKLGLVTGDSLPGVLGQRMRRGPRLAFWVQAEVVAAATDIAEVVGGAIALNLLFGVPLPLGGLIVGTVSMLLLATQNRYGQRRFEHVIVALLAVITIGFLAGLVVSPPSAAGVLSGLVPRFEGTDSVLLAASMLGATVMPHAIYVHSALARDRHGHTSGSALAAVLRSTRWDVGIALAVAGAVNIGLLLLAAAGLRGVPGTDSIPGAYDAIAGALGIGIAIAFAVGLLASGLASTSVGAYAGATIMEGLIHRRIPLLVRRVVTLIPAIVLLAVGADATWTLVLSQVVLSFGIPFAVVPLVALTRSRAVMGTHRNGPWLHGTLVLVVALVVALNLTLLALLLLT, from the coding sequence ATGACGAGCAGCACGCGCGACGACGCGGTCCGCCTCGGGAGTGCCGGTCGGCGCGCACCGCTGCTGCTGGGTCCCGCGTTCGTCGCCGCCATCGCGTACGTGGACCCGGGGAACGTCGCTGCGAACCTGACCGCCGGCGCCCGGTACGGCTACCTCCTGCTGTGGGTGCTCGTCGCGGCGAACGGGATGGCGGTGCTCGTCCAGTACCAGTCCGCCAAGCTCGGGCTGGTCACGGGCGACTCGCTGCCGGGCGTGCTCGGTCAGCGGATGCGCCGCGGTCCGCGCCTCGCGTTCTGGGTGCAGGCCGAGGTCGTCGCGGCGGCCACCGACATCGCCGAGGTGGTGGGCGGCGCGATCGCCCTGAACCTGCTGTTCGGGGTCCCGCTGCCGCTCGGCGGGCTGATCGTCGGCACCGTCTCGATGCTCCTGCTCGCCACGCAGAACCGGTACGGGCAGCGCCGGTTCGAGCACGTCATCGTCGCGCTGCTGGCCGTCATCACCATCGGGTTCCTGGCCGGCCTGGTCGTGTCACCGCCGTCGGCGGCGGGGGTCCTGTCCGGGCTGGTCCCGCGCTTCGAGGGGACCGACTCGGTGCTGCTGGCCGCCTCGATGCTCGGCGCGACCGTCATGCCGCACGCGATCTACGTGCACTCCGCCCTGGCGCGGGACCGGCACGGCCACACCTCCGGGTCCGCGCTCGCGGCCGTCCTGCGCTCGACCCGCTGGGACGTCGGCATCGCGCTCGCCGTCGCCGGCGCCGTGAACATCGGGCTGCTGCTGCTCGCGGCGGCCGGGCTGCGCGGCGTGCCCGGCACCGACTCGATCCCGGGCGCGTACGACGCGATCGCCGGAGCCCTCGGCATCGGCATCGCGATCGCGTTCGCCGTCGGCCTGCTGGCGTCGGGCCTGGCGTCCACGTCGGTCGGTGCGTACGCGGGCGCGACGATCATGGAGGGCCTGATCCACCGCCGCATCCCCCTGCTGGTCCGCCGGGTGGTCACCCTCATCCCCGCGATCGTCCTGCTGGCCGTCGGCGCCGACGCCACCTGGACGCTGGTGCTCTCGCAGGTGGTGCTCAGCTTCGGCATCCCGTTCGCGGTCGTCCCGCTGGTCGCGCTGACCCGGTCCCGCGCGGTGATGGGCACGCACCGCAACGGCCCCTGGCTGCACGGCACCCTGGTGCTGGTGGTGGCACTGGTGGTCGCCCTGAACCTGACCCTCCTGGCCCTCCTCCTGCTGACCTGA
- a CDS encoding YgjV family protein, with translation MVWLEIVGWVGSLLVIVSLTQARVLRFRVLNLVGAVIATAYNAIVGIWPFAVMNGVIAVIDVYWLVRLHRERHDADVYAVLEVPADDAVLRHLLTSHASDIARFHPSFAVADPAPSAAFVVVRGDELVGAVVVRAAGDGVGRVDLDYVTPRYRDFTPGEFVYRDSGVFAAHGFRRLVVDGRGPAEAHAYLERVGFRSTTDGWQREVAAAA, from the coding sequence ATGGTGTGGTTGGAGATCGTCGGGTGGGTCGGCTCGCTGCTGGTCATCGTCTCGCTCACGCAGGCGCGGGTGCTGCGGTTCCGGGTGCTCAACCTGGTGGGCGCGGTGATCGCGACCGCGTACAACGCGATCGTCGGCATCTGGCCGTTCGCCGTGATGAACGGGGTCATCGCGGTCATCGACGTCTACTGGCTGGTCCGGCTGCACCGCGAGCGCCACGACGCCGACGTCTACGCCGTGCTCGAGGTGCCCGCCGATGACGCGGTCCTGCGGCACCTGCTCACGTCGCACGCCTCCGACATCGCGCGCTTCCACCCGTCGTTCGCCGTGGCGGACCCCGCGCCGTCCGCGGCGTTCGTCGTCGTGCGCGGCGACGAGCTGGTCGGCGCCGTCGTCGTCCGCGCCGCCGGCGACGGGGTCGGCCGCGTGGACCTGGACTACGTGACGCCGCGGTACCGGGACTTCACGCCCGGGGAGTTCGTGTACCGGGACAGCGGGGTGTTCGCCGCGCACGGGTTCCGCCGGCTGGTGGTCGACGGGCGGGGGCCTGCCGAGGCGCACGCCTACCTGGAGCGGGTCGGCTTCCGCTCGACCACCGACGGCTGGCAGCGCGAGGTGGCTGCGGCGGCGTGA
- a CDS encoding GNAT family N-acetyltransferase, protein MTTWSIREVPVSETVDGNWLLHGYTDAINDVIVSTWGNHDFERSAAEILGSMHDQQYDRKPRLVAVADDDADTPDPARVLGYSAMILPLQDNTHTAHVDLGVRPGHRRQGIGSSLYDTSLALVREAGRTQVTASTDHSVEPPDGPGTLAPSTGAGRVAADADGPRFALQRGFALEQVGRYSVLDLPYDAELIAKRADAEAQAGPDYRLVSWQSHAPQEWVDAYALLLTRMSTDAPLGGLDLEEDVWDAERIRRTEKQWQDRGLELLVLAAEHVPTHTLAAFTCFMEVPTTSVFVHQDDTLVLREHRGKRLGMLVKTANLQRLAVERPSIRRVGTWNAQENSYMLAINVALGFHPAGGAGEWQLKLG, encoded by the coding sequence ATGACGACGTGGTCGATCCGTGAGGTGCCGGTGTCCGAGACGGTGGACGGCAACTGGCTGCTGCACGGCTACACCGACGCGATCAACGACGTCATCGTCTCGACGTGGGGCAACCACGACTTCGAGCGCAGCGCGGCCGAGATCCTCGGCTCGATGCACGACCAGCAGTACGACCGCAAACCCCGCCTGGTCGCCGTGGCCGACGACGACGCCGACACCCCGGACCCGGCGCGCGTGCTCGGCTACTCCGCGATGATCCTGCCGCTGCAGGACAACACGCACACCGCGCACGTGGACCTCGGCGTCCGACCGGGGCACCGACGGCAGGGCATCGGCTCGTCCCTGTACGACACCTCGCTCGCGCTGGTGCGCGAGGCCGGCCGGACGCAGGTGACGGCCTCCACCGACCACAGCGTCGAGCCGCCCGACGGACCCGGCACGCTGGCCCCCAGCACCGGCGCGGGCCGGGTGGCCGCCGACGCCGACGGTCCGCGCTTCGCGCTGCAGCGGGGCTTCGCGCTCGAGCAGGTCGGGCGCTACTCGGTGCTCGACCTGCCGTACGACGCCGAGCTCATCGCCAAGCGTGCCGACGCCGAGGCGCAGGCCGGTCCCGACTACCGCCTCGTCAGCTGGCAGAGCCATGCGCCGCAGGAGTGGGTCGACGCGTACGCGCTGCTGCTCACGCGGATGAGCACCGACGCCCCCCTCGGCGGTCTCGACCTCGAGGAGGACGTCTGGGACGCGGAGCGGATCCGTCGCACGGAGAAGCAGTGGCAGGACCGCGGGCTCGAACTGCTGGTGCTGGCGGCGGAGCACGTCCCGACGCACACGCTCGCCGCGTTCACCTGCTTCATGGAGGTGCCCACGACGAGTGTCTTCGTGCACCAGGACGACACGCTCGTGCTCCGGGAGCACCGCGGCAAGCGCCTCGGGATGCTGGTCAAGACGGCGAACCTGCAGCGCCTCGCGGTCGAGCGCCCGTCGATCCGGCGCGTCGGCACGTGGAACGCCCAGGAGAACTCCTACATGCTCGCCATCAACGTCGCGCTCGGGTTCCACCCGGCCGGCGGTGCGGGCGAGTGGCAGCTCAAGCTCGGCTGA
- a CDS encoding ABC transporter ATP-binding protein: protein MNGLSLRDVVVRYGSATAVDGVSLDVAPGSVVALLGPSGCGKSSLLRAVAGLEPLAAGTVSWDGVPLAGVPVHRRGFGLMFQDGQLFAHRSVGGNVAYGLPPRSEARVASLLDLVGLAGYEPRGIATLSGGERQRVALARALAPQPRLLLLDEPLSALDRALRERLAVDLRAALLATGTTAVFVTHDQDEAFAVADRVAVMAAGRILQVDAPADLWTRPVSREVAAFLGYEAFVPVDAPAAAPLRAVLEDPPPSGTLALAEGAFVVGRSGAVKGVVRGVSSRRGRSEVRVEVDGIGVVTALGPVGGRWSDGDVVELGVEPDAIAVLDDA from the coding sequence GTGAACGGTCTGTCGCTGCGGGACGTCGTCGTGCGGTACGGGTCCGCGACGGCCGTCGACGGCGTCTCGCTCGACGTGGCCCCCGGGTCCGTCGTCGCGCTGCTCGGCCCGTCCGGGTGCGGCAAGTCCTCGCTGCTCCGTGCGGTCGCCGGCCTCGAACCGCTGGCTGCCGGGACGGTGTCCTGGGACGGTGTGCCGCTGGCCGGCGTCCCGGTGCACCGGCGCGGGTTCGGGCTGATGTTCCAGGACGGCCAGCTGTTCGCGCACCGGTCGGTCGGCGGCAACGTCGCCTACGGCCTGCCGCCGCGCTCGGAGGCCCGCGTCGCCTCCCTGCTCGACCTGGTCGGCCTCGCCGGCTACGAGCCGCGCGGCATCGCCACGCTGTCCGGCGGGGAGCGGCAGCGGGTGGCGCTCGCGCGCGCCCTCGCCCCGCAGCCGCGGCTGCTGCTGCTCGACGAGCCCCTCTCCGCGCTGGACCGGGCCCTGCGCGAGCGCCTCGCCGTCGACCTGCGCGCGGCGCTCCTGGCCACCGGCACCACGGCCGTCTTCGTCACGCACGACCAGGACGAGGCGTTCGCGGTGGCCGACCGCGTCGCCGTCATGGCGGCCGGCCGGATCCTGCAGGTCGACGCGCCCGCCGACCTGTGGACCAGGCCGGTCTCCCGGGAGGTGGCGGCGTTCCTCGGGTACGAGGCGTTCGTGCCGGTCGACGCCCCGGCGGCCGCACCGCTGCGTGCGGTGCTGGAGGACCCCCCTCCGTCGGGCACCCTCGCGCTCGCCGAGGGGGCATTCGTCGTGGGGCGGTCCGGCGCCGTCAAGGGCGTCGTGCGGGGCGTCTCGTCGCGTCGCGGCCGCTCGGAGGTGCGCGTCGAGGTGGACGGGATCGGCGTCGTCACCGCGCTCGGCCCCGTGGGCGGGCGCTGGTCCGACGGGGACGTCGTCGAGCTCGGGGTGGAGCCGGACGCGATCGCGGTCCTCGACGACGCCTGA
- a CDS encoding ABC transporter permease, giving the protein MTDTLVRPDVTPAVSSGRSRVVAFWVAAVALPLAFLGVFFAWPVVAMVSTGFVADGHLDLGGFADVFSRPRTWRIIGLTLAQATLGTLLSVLLGVPGAYVLYRHSFRGRTFLRALVTVPFVLPTVVVGVAFRSLLVSGGPLGFLQLDGTFAAIVAALVFFNYAVVVRAVGGLWERLDPRAEQAARALGASPWRAFRTVTLPSLAPAITSAASLAFLYCATAFGTVLVLGGLQFGTIETEIWVQTTQFLDLRAAAVLSVVQLVVVAGALTVAARARSRRERALALTLPSASVRPLRLRRPAGMPPGDGHVLSLAATAVTALVVVLLALPLVNLVVRSLRTGDGWGLDHYTALGSTGGALTVTVWQATLNSLRIALDATVIALVVGGLVALVVSRRPRRRIGRRAVAGLDALFMLPLGVSAVTVGFGFLLSMNHPFGLPVDLRTSGVLVPVAQAVVAVPLVVRVVLPVLRAIDPRLREAAATLGAAPGRVLRTVDLSIAARSLGLAVGFAFAASLGEFGATSFLARPDRPTLPVVIFRLIGRPGPESYGMALAASVVLAVLTAGIVAACERLRAPGAGGEW; this is encoded by the coding sequence ATGACCGACACGCTCGTCCGGCCCGACGTCACCCCCGCGGTGTCGTCGGGCCGGTCGCGCGTCGTCGCCTTCTGGGTGGCCGCGGTCGCCCTGCCGCTCGCCTTCCTCGGGGTGTTCTTCGCCTGGCCCGTGGTCGCGATGGTCTCGACGGGGTTCGTGGCCGACGGGCACCTGGACCTCGGCGGGTTCGCCGACGTGTTCTCTCGACCCCGGACCTGGCGGATCATCGGCCTGACGCTCGCGCAGGCGACCCTCGGCACGCTGCTCAGCGTGCTGCTCGGGGTGCCGGGGGCGTACGTCCTCTACCGGCACTCCTTCCGGGGGCGCACGTTCCTGCGGGCCCTGGTCACGGTGCCGTTCGTGCTGCCGACGGTCGTGGTCGGCGTCGCGTTCCGCTCCCTGCTCGTCAGCGGGGGACCCCTCGGTTTCCTGCAGCTGGACGGCACGTTCGCCGCCATCGTCGCCGCCCTCGTGTTCTTCAACTACGCGGTCGTGGTGCGGGCGGTCGGGGGTCTGTGGGAGCGGCTGGACCCCCGGGCGGAGCAGGCGGCGCGGGCGCTCGGGGCGTCACCGTGGCGGGCGTTCCGCACCGTGACGCTGCCGTCGCTCGCCCCGGCGATCACGTCCGCCGCGTCGCTCGCGTTCCTCTACTGCGCCACCGCGTTCGGCACCGTGCTGGTGCTCGGCGGCCTGCAGTTCGGCACCATCGAGACCGAGATCTGGGTGCAGACCACGCAGTTCCTCGACCTGCGCGCCGCCGCCGTGCTGTCCGTCGTGCAGCTCGTCGTCGTCGCCGGGGCGCTGACCGTCGCCGCGCGCGCACGCAGCCGTCGCGAGCGGGCGCTGGCCCTCACGCTCCCGTCGGCCTCGGTGCGACCGCTGCGGCTGCGCCGACCCGCGGGGATGCCGCCGGGCGACGGGCACGTGCTGAGCCTCGCCGCCACGGCGGTGACCGCCCTGGTGGTCGTGCTGCTCGCGCTGCCGCTGGTCAACCTGGTGGTCCGGTCGCTGCGGACCGGCGACGGCTGGGGTCTGGACCACTACACCGCCCTGGGCAGCACCGGTGGCGCCCTCACGGTCACCGTGTGGCAGGCCACGCTCAACTCGCTGCGGATCGCGCTGGACGCCACGGTCATCGCGCTGGTCGTCGGAGGCCTGGTCGCCCTCGTGGTGTCCCGACGGCCGCGCCGACGGATCGGCCGGCGCGCGGTGGCCGGCCTCGACGCGCTGTTCATGCTGCCGCTCGGCGTCTCCGCCGTGACCGTGGGGTTCGGGTTCCTGCTGTCCATGAACCACCCGTTCGGGCTCCCGGTCGACCTGCGGACCAGCGGGGTGCTCGTGCCCGTCGCGCAGGCCGTCGTCGCCGTGCCCCTCGTGGTCCGCGTCGTGCTGCCGGTGCTGCGGGCGATCGACCCGCGGCTGCGGGAGGCGGCCGCCACGCTCGGCGCGGCGCCCGGCCGCGTGCTGCGGACCGTGGACCTGTCGATCGCCGCGCGGTCCCTCGGCCTCGCGGTCGGCTTCGCGTTCGCGGCGTCGCTGGGGGAGTTCGGTGCGACGTCGTTCCTCGCCCGGCCCGACCGGCCCACGTTGCCGGTGGTGATCTTCCGGCTCATCGGACGGCCGGGTCCCGAGTCCTACGGCATGGCCCTGGCCGCGTCCGTGGTCCTCGCGGTGCTCACCGCGGGGATCGTCGCGGCCTGCGAACGACTGCGCGCTCCCGGCGCCGGAGGTGAGTGGTGA
- a CDS encoding thiamine ABC transporter substrate-binding protein, producing the protein MARIRSLIALAGVVALAGCSAVGSGPAPSGSAGTVTLVTHDSFALSDGILDAFEEQSGLTVDVVQPGDGGALVNQLVLTKDAPLGDLVFGIDNSFASRAVQEGVVAPTSTPDAFEGALVPVDYGDVCINVDHAWFAAKGLAEPVTLQDLALPQYKDLLVVPNAVTSSPGLSFLLATIGAFGEDGWQDYWTALKANGLKVADGWSDAYYTDFSGGGAAGPRPLVVSYASSPPYTVPEGGTEPTTGALLDTCFRQTEYAGVLDGAANADGAQELLDFLLSDEVQEDIPGSMYMYPVSPTAALPEEWAAFAPLAADPFEVDPAQISANREAWLTAWSDTVIG; encoded by the coding sequence ATGGCGAGGATCCGCTCGCTCATCGCACTCGCCGGCGTCGTCGCGCTGGCAGGCTGCTCGGCCGTGGGGTCGGGACCGGCGCCCAGCGGGTCCGCCGGAACCGTCACGCTGGTCACGCACGACTCGTTCGCGCTCTCGGACGGCATCCTCGACGCGTTCGAGGAGCAGAGCGGGCTGACGGTCGACGTCGTGCAGCCCGGCGACGGCGGGGCGCTGGTCAACCAGCTCGTGCTGACCAAGGACGCCCCGCTGGGGGACCTCGTGTTCGGCATCGACAACTCGTTCGCCTCCCGCGCGGTCCAGGAGGGCGTGGTCGCGCCGACCAGCACCCCGGACGCCTTCGAGGGTGCGCTCGTACCGGTCGACTACGGGGACGTGTGCATCAACGTGGACCACGCGTGGTTCGCCGCGAAGGGCCTCGCCGAGCCGGTGACCCTCCAGGACCTGGCCCTGCCGCAGTACAAGGACCTGCTCGTCGTGCCCAACGCGGTGACGTCGTCGCCCGGCCTGTCGTTCCTGCTGGCCACCATCGGGGCGTTCGGCGAGGACGGCTGGCAGGACTACTGGACCGCCCTGAAGGCCAACGGCCTGAAGGTGGCCGACGGCTGGTCCGACGCCTACTACACCGACTTCTCGGGCGGCGGGGCCGCCGGCCCGCGCCCGCTCGTGGTCTCGTACGCGTCCTCGCCCCCGTACACCGTGCCGGAGGGTGGCACCGAGCCGACGACGGGCGCCCTGCTGGACACCTGCTTCCGGCAGACCGAGTACGCGGGCGTGCTCGACGGCGCGGCCAACGCCGACGGTGCGCAGGAGCTGCTCGACTTCCTGCTGTCCGACGAGGTCCAGGAGGACATCCCCGGGTCCATGTACATGTACCCGGTGAGCCCGACCGCGGCGCTGCCCGAGGAGTGGGCCGCGTTCGCCCCGCTGGCCGCCGACCCGTTCGAGGTGGACCCCGCGCAGATCTCCGCCAACCGCGAGGCCTGGCTGACGGCCTGGTCCGACACAGTGATCGGCTGA
- a CDS encoding DUF4235 domain-containing protein, whose translation MDDKQTQSMVAKVIGTGAALAAAFLVNQVLNQAWKAKTGHKPPRADDPGDAGLSEIVAAAALTGALVSMARVLATRGTAKFAAKTS comes from the coding sequence GTGGACGACAAGCAGACCCAGTCGATGGTCGCCAAGGTCATCGGTACCGGCGCCGCGCTCGCCGCAGCATTCCTGGTGAACCAGGTGCTGAACCAGGCGTGGAAGGCCAAGACGGGCCACAAGCCGCCGCGTGCCGACGACCCGGGCGACGCCGGGCTGTCCGAGATCGTCGCCGCTGCCGCCCTGACCGGGGCGCTGGTCAGCATGGCGCGGGTCCTCGCCACCCGCGGGACGGCCAAGTTCGCGGCGAAGACGAGCTGA